From one Leifsonia sp. Root1293 genomic stretch:
- a CDS encoding metal-dependent transcriptional regulator has protein sequence MATTSPAIEDYLKTIHAHTEWQPEPITPSVLATRLAVAPSSVTEMVKKLAAQGLVRHQPYGAIRLTDAGLARALGVVRRHRLVETWLVSDMGYGWDSVHDEAEVLEHAISDRLLEAIDAHLGRPARDPHGDPIPQADGSIVSVPTVLLSEARDGHTGAVVRISDRDPLLLRRLAACGIRPGVVVTLSETTLAAADGTSVEVDGDDREAIWLAA, from the coding sequence ATGGCGACCACCTCCCCGGCGATCGAGGATTACCTCAAGACGATCCACGCGCACACCGAGTGGCAGCCGGAGCCCATCACCCCGTCGGTTCTGGCCACACGACTCGCCGTCGCGCCGTCGTCCGTGACGGAGATGGTGAAGAAGCTGGCCGCCCAGGGACTCGTGCGGCATCAGCCGTACGGCGCGATCCGGCTGACGGATGCCGGTCTCGCAAGAGCCCTCGGGGTCGTGCGCCGGCACAGGCTCGTCGAGACCTGGCTGGTGAGCGACATGGGCTACGGCTGGGATTCCGTGCACGACGAGGCCGAGGTGCTGGAGCATGCGATCAGCGACAGGCTGCTCGAGGCGATCGACGCGCACCTGGGCAGGCCGGCGCGCGACCCGCACGGCGACCCGATCCCGCAGGCGGACGGCAGCATCGTGAGCGTGCCGACGGTGCTGCTCTCGGAGGCGCGCGATGGACACACCGGCGCGGTGGTGCGCATCAGCGACCGCGACCCGCTGCTGCTTCGCCGCCTGGCCGCCTGCGGCATCCGGCCGGGAGTCGTCGTGACCCTGTCGGAGACGACCCTCGCCGCCGCCGACGGGACGTCCGTCGAGGTCGACGGCGACGATCGGGAAGCTATCTGGCTCGCCGCCTGA
- a CDS encoding NtaA/DmoA family FMN-dependent monooxygenase (This protein belongs to a clade of FMN-dependent monooxygenases, within a broader family of flavin-dependent oxidoreductases, the luciferase-like monooxygenase (LMM) family, some of whose members use coenzyme F420 rather than FMN.) has protein sequence MTEKKQLILNLFEMACISHITHGLWPLPGNNRHRFDELEYWTELAGILEDGGFDAVFLADVIGAYDVFRDGPETALREGLQSPNIDPLLVIPAMAAVTKRLGFGATFSTTYEPPFAFARRASTLDHLTRGRFGWNIVTSYLPNAARNFGLEGEIPHDRRYELADEYLDVLYKLWEGSWDDGAVVYDRARGIATDPSKVRYIHHVGEAHKVAGPHIVHPSPQRTPVLFQATGSPAGTEFAGRHAELVFTGGRTAEDFRDNVAGMTAAAERHGRTRDDIKFIVQAGVIVGRTEEEAADKWRLYREHTSLDGILAHASLPVDITTSPRDITVAEAIRRSGSTLDRLPFLPVDKTVGEVLDGLRAGRAERYFVVGTPSVVADEIERWLDVDGVDGINLRQYHSFDTARDFAELVVPELRRRGRLPDPSETDERSTLRERLFGRGPRLPDNHIATRYRGGANLDVPVPSLRFPEPALA, from the coding sequence ATGACCGAGAAGAAGCAGCTCATCCTCAACCTCTTCGAGATGGCGTGCATCAGTCACATCACGCACGGACTGTGGCCGCTCCCCGGCAACAACCGCCACAGGTTCGACGAGCTCGAGTACTGGACCGAGCTCGCCGGGATCCTGGAGGACGGCGGCTTCGACGCCGTGTTCCTCGCCGACGTGATCGGGGCCTACGACGTCTTCCGCGACGGTCCGGAGACTGCCCTGCGTGAGGGGCTGCAGAGCCCGAACATCGACCCGCTGCTGGTCATCCCGGCGATGGCGGCCGTGACCAAGCGCCTCGGCTTCGGCGCCACCTTCTCGACGACCTACGAACCCCCGTTCGCGTTCGCGCGCCGGGCGTCGACCCTGGACCACCTCACGCGGGGCAGGTTCGGCTGGAACATCGTCACCTCCTACCTGCCGAACGCCGCACGCAACTTCGGGCTCGAGGGGGAGATCCCCCATGACCGCCGCTACGAGCTCGCCGACGAGTACCTTGATGTGCTCTACAAGCTGTGGGAGGGCTCGTGGGACGACGGAGCCGTCGTGTACGACCGTGCCCGCGGCATCGCCACCGATCCGTCGAAGGTGCGCTACATCCACCACGTCGGCGAGGCCCATAAGGTCGCGGGACCCCACATCGTGCATCCGTCGCCGCAGCGCACTCCGGTGCTCTTCCAGGCCACAGGGTCGCCGGCGGGAACGGAGTTCGCCGGACGCCATGCCGAGCTCGTGTTCACCGGCGGGCGAACGGCCGAGGACTTCCGCGACAACGTCGCGGGCATGACCGCCGCAGCCGAGCGGCACGGCCGCACCCGCGACGACATCAAGTTCATCGTGCAGGCCGGCGTGATCGTCGGTCGCACGGAGGAGGAGGCGGCCGACAAGTGGCGGCTCTACCGCGAGCACACCAGCCTCGACGGCATCCTCGCGCACGCCAGCCTGCCTGTCGACATCACGACATCACCTCGCGACATCACCGTCGCTGAGGCGATCCGGCGCTCGGGCAGCACGCTCGATCGGCTGCCGTTCCTTCCGGTCGACAAGACCGTCGGCGAGGTGCTCGACGGGCTGCGCGCCGGCCGGGCCGAGCGCTACTTCGTGGTGGGAACCCCCTCGGTGGTGGCCGACGAGATCGAGCGCTGGCTCGACGTGGACGGCGTCGACGGCATCAACCTCCGCCAGTACCACTCGTTCGACACGGCACGGGACTTCGCCGAACTCGTGGTGCCGGAGCTGCGGCGCCGTGGTCGGCTCCCCGACCCCAGCGAGACCGACGAGCGCTCCACCCTGCGGGAGCGGTTGTTCGGACGCGGACCTCGCCTTCCCGACAATCACATCGCCACTCGATACCGGGGCGGGGCCAACCTCGACGTGCCCGTGCCCTCGCTGCGGTTCCCCGAGCCGGCGCTGGCCTGA
- a CDS encoding dipeptide ABC transporter ATP-binding protein, whose translation MSAITTDAAGADLAAEIDNLAGFRPRLRVRDLSVAFQTTAGLRPIVQDVSFDLHPGQCVAIVGESGSGKSVTARTVVGLTGRGARVSAGELSLHDRDVAGLSDRQWQAIRGKEVGFILQDALVSLDPLRPVGAEIAESLRLHGWGDAAARTRKVIELLSAVGVPRPELRARQRPDQLSGGLRQRALIASALALDPDVVIADEPTTALDVTVQAQVLALLEESKRRGASIILISHDLSVVAQLADHILVMKDGRVVEQGAAAELLASPREEYTRALIAAVPGEETRGGALSPAGAALLAEAPPAAVVLDEVVLSARDVTKRFRSSDGSVTTAVDSVSFDLHRGETLGIVGESGSGKSTTGRVALALEQADAGTVTLLGQPWSSLSESKRRGLRSRISVVSQDPLSSFDPRWNVERILLDALERNAFPSASARAGRIRELLDQVGLPHAVLRRFPLRLSGGQRQRIAIARALAEAPDIIVLDEAVSALDVTIQAQILDLLVVLQRQHGLSYLFISHDLGVIAHLSHRVLVMKDGVVVESGTPDEIFHRPQEPYTRELIASIPVFDPRPAQEQTS comes from the coding sequence ATGAGTGCCATCACCACGGATGCCGCGGGCGCAGACCTCGCGGCCGAGATCGACAACCTGGCCGGTTTCCGGCCGCGGTTGCGGGTGCGCGACCTCTCCGTCGCGTTCCAGACCACAGCGGGACTGCGGCCCATCGTGCAGGACGTGTCCTTCGACCTGCATCCGGGCCAGTGCGTCGCCATCGTCGGCGAATCCGGGTCGGGCAAGTCGGTCACCGCACGCACGGTGGTCGGCCTGACCGGCCGGGGCGCGCGCGTCTCGGCCGGCGAGCTCTCGCTGCACGACCGCGACGTGGCCGGTCTGTCCGACCGGCAGTGGCAGGCCATCCGGGGCAAGGAGGTCGGCTTCATCCTCCAGGACGCCCTCGTGTCCCTCGACCCGCTCCGACCCGTCGGCGCCGAGATCGCCGAGAGCCTGCGGCTGCACGGCTGGGGCGACGCCGCAGCGCGCACGCGGAAGGTCATCGAGCTGCTGAGTGCCGTGGGCGTTCCGAGACCGGAGCTGCGCGCCCGGCAACGACCGGACCAGCTCTCGGGCGGGCTCCGCCAGCGGGCCCTGATCGCCTCGGCCCTCGCCCTGGACCCGGATGTCGTCATCGCCGACGAACCGACGACGGCGCTCGACGTCACCGTGCAGGCCCAGGTGCTCGCGCTGCTGGAGGAGTCCAAGCGCCGTGGGGCGTCGATCATCCTCATCAGTCACGACCTCTCCGTGGTCGCGCAGCTGGCCGATCACATCCTCGTGATGAAGGACGGCAGGGTGGTGGAGCAGGGTGCTGCGGCAGAACTGCTGGCCTCGCCGCGCGAGGAGTACACCCGAGCGCTCATCGCCGCCGTGCCCGGGGAGGAGACGCGGGGCGGTGCACTCAGCCCGGCAGGGGCAGCCCTGCTCGCCGAGGCGCCGCCGGCCGCCGTGGTCCTGGACGAGGTCGTGCTCTCCGCCCGCGACGTCACCAAACGGTTCAGGTCGTCCGACGGCTCGGTGACGACCGCCGTCGACTCCGTGTCGTTCGACCTCCACCGCGGGGAGACCCTCGGCATCGTCGGTGAGTCCGGCTCCGGGAAGAGCACGACAGGACGCGTCGCCTTGGCTTTGGAGCAGGCCGACGCCGGCACGGTGACCCTGCTCGGTCAGCCGTGGTCGAGCCTGTCGGAGTCCAAGCGCCGCGGGCTGCGTTCGCGCATCTCCGTCGTCTCCCAGGACCCGCTGTCGAGCTTCGACCCGCGCTGGAACGTGGAGCGCATCCTGCTCGACGCGCTGGAGCGCAACGCCTTCCCCAGCGCGTCGGCCCGTGCGGGGCGCATCCGGGAACTGCTCGACCAGGTCGGCCTGCCGCACGCCGTGCTGCGGCGTTTCCCCCTGCGGCTCTCCGGAGGTCAGCGCCAGCGGATCGCCATCGCCAGGGCCCTGGCCGAAGCACCCGACATCATCGTGCTCGACGAGGCGGTCTCGGCCCTCGACGTGACGATCCAGGCTCAGATCCTCGACCTGCTGGTCGTGCTGCAGCGCCAGCACGGTCTGAGCTACCTCTTCATCTCGCACGACCTCGGTGTCATCGCGCACCTGAGTCACCGTGTGCTCGTCATGAAGGACGGCGTCGTGGTCGAGTCCGGCACGCCTGACGAGATCTTCCACCGTCCGCAGGAGCCGTACACCCGCGAGCTCATCGCATCCATCCCCGTCTTCGATCCCCGACCCGCCCAGGAGCAGACCTCATGA
- a CDS encoding TrmH family RNA methyltransferase gives MPENPTAAQDHAEQDHAEPNHAEPNPTNELSTHGVGPWPGGEEEWPQDAHFDPELLRDGDTRNVIDRYRYWRMDAIVADLDQHRHPFHAAIENWQHDMNIGSIVRSANAFAADTVHIVGRRRWNKRGAMVTDRYQHVLNHPDVADLVAWARAHDLPIIAVDNVPGSVSIETFDWPERCILLFGQEGPGMSVEALAAADAVVEITQYGSTRSLNASAAAAVAMHSWVLQWGRR, from the coding sequence GTGCCAGAGAACCCGACCGCAGCGCAGGACCACGCAGAGCAGGACCACGCAGAGCCGAACCACGCAGAGCCGAACCCGACGAACGAGCTCAGCACTCACGGCGTCGGCCCGTGGCCCGGCGGCGAGGAGGAGTGGCCGCAGGACGCGCACTTCGACCCGGAGCTGCTGCGCGATGGCGACACCAGGAACGTCATCGATCGCTATCGGTACTGGCGCATGGACGCCATCGTGGCCGATCTCGACCAGCACCGGCATCCGTTCCACGCGGCCATCGAGAACTGGCAGCACGACATGAACATCGGCTCCATCGTGCGCAGCGCCAACGCCTTCGCCGCCGACACCGTGCACATCGTGGGCCGCCGACGCTGGAACAAGCGCGGCGCCATGGTCACCGACCGCTACCAGCACGTGCTGAACCACCCGGATGTCGCCGACCTCGTGGCGTGGGCGCGCGCCCACGACCTGCCCATCATCGCTGTCGACAACGTGCCGGGCTCGGTCTCGATCGAGACCTTCGACTGGCCGGAGCGCTGCATCCTGCTCTTCGGGCAGGAGGGCCCCGGCATGAGCGTCGAGGCGCTGGCCGCAGCGGATGCCGTCGTCGAGATCACCCAGTACGGGTCGACCCGCTCTCTCAACGCCAGCGCCGCTGCCGCCGTGGCCATGCACTCGTGGGTGCTGCAGTGGGGCAGGCGCTGA
- a CDS encoding NtaA/DmoA family FMN-dependent monooxygenase (This protein belongs to a clade of FMN-dependent monooxygenases, within a broader family of flavin-dependent oxidoreductases, the luciferase-like monooxygenase (LMM) family, some of whose members use coenzyme F420 rather than FMN.), protein MTTPLHFNAFVMNTNSHIHHGQWRRPDAGQVDFNDVRLWIDMAKKLEAAKFDALFFADVTGVYGDADADFDVYIREGLQIPSNDPIPLVAALAVHTERIGLALTSNVAQSHPYQFARQVSTLDHISNGRIAWNIVTGLQDNGARNFGHPRLTDHAERYAWAEEYVDVTYKLWEGSWDDGALVKDRERGVYGDSSKIHKINHESERYSVQGPHLPSPSPQRTPVLYQAGSSASGRDFAARNAEAVFLISPSPELARQQIEATRSRAVEFGRRGEDIKFFQGLSFVIGDTEEEARAKAEEYEKYISIEGYLAHSALVDSDGRVYDPQTPLRDVDTNTAKGFGEWVSKAITDREPIVADIALLISRSTRLVGTPEQIADALEVWQAAGVDGINVINWVIPGSFEEFADKVLPVLRERGLAQSDYGDGVTLRDRLFGQPRLNDRHPAARYRGAFAPVEVGA, encoded by the coding sequence ATGACCACGCCGCTGCACTTCAACGCCTTCGTGATGAACACGAACTCCCACATCCACCACGGCCAGTGGCGACGCCCCGACGCGGGTCAGGTCGACTTCAACGACGTCAGGCTGTGGATCGACATGGCCAAGAAGCTCGAGGCCGCCAAGTTCGACGCCCTGTTCTTCGCCGACGTGACCGGCGTCTACGGCGACGCGGACGCCGATTTCGACGTGTACATCCGCGAGGGGCTGCAGATCCCGTCGAACGACCCCATCCCGCTCGTGGCTGCGCTCGCCGTGCACACCGAGAGGATCGGACTCGCGCTCACCTCCAACGTGGCCCAGAGTCATCCGTATCAGTTCGCCAGGCAGGTCTCCACCCTCGACCACATCTCGAACGGCCGTATCGCCTGGAACATCGTCACCGGCCTGCAGGACAACGGGGCACGCAACTTCGGTCACCCGCGTCTGACCGATCACGCCGAACGCTACGCGTGGGCCGAGGAGTACGTCGACGTCACCTACAAGCTCTGGGAGGGCTCGTGGGACGACGGGGCGCTCGTGAAGGACCGTGAGCGCGGGGTGTACGGCGACTCCTCGAAGATCCACAAGATCAACCACGAGTCGGAGCGCTACTCGGTGCAGGGTCCGCACCTGCCGTCCCCGTCGCCGCAGCGCACTCCCGTGCTCTACCAGGCCGGATCGAGTGCATCGGGGCGCGACTTCGCCGCCCGCAATGCCGAGGCCGTGTTCCTCATCTCGCCGAGCCCCGAGCTGGCCCGTCAGCAGATCGAGGCGACCCGGTCGCGCGCCGTGGAGTTCGGACGCCGGGGCGAGGACATCAAGTTCTTCCAGGGCCTCTCCTTCGTCATCGGCGACACCGAGGAGGAGGCCCGCGCGAAGGCCGAGGAGTACGAGAAGTACATCAGCATCGAGGGCTACCTCGCCCACTCCGCCCTCGTCGACTCAGATGGCAGGGTCTACGACCCCCAGACGCCGCTGCGAGACGTCGACACCAACACCGCCAAGGGCTTCGGCGAATGGGTCTCGAAGGCCATCACCGACAGGGAACCGATCGTCGCTGACATCGCCCTGCTCATCTCCCGATCGACGCGGCTCGTCGGAACCCCCGAGCAGATCGCCGACGCGCTCGAGGTATGGCAGGCGGCCGGTGTCGACGGCATCAACGTCATCAACTGGGTCATCCCGGGGTCATTCGAGGAGTTCGCCGACAAGGTCCTGCCCGTTCTCCGCGAGCGCGGCCTGGCCCAGAGCGACTACGGCGACGGAGTGACCCTCCGGGACAGGTTGTTCGGCCAGCCGCGCCTGAACGACCGGCATCCGGCGGCGAGGTACCGCGGTGCCTTCGCGCCGGTCGAGGTCGGGGCGTGA
- a CDS encoding ABC transporter permease, whose amino-acid sequence MTRTSFSETDAETGVLLGSGAPRRGRGAPRLVIGKVVGAALVLFGAATAAFFAQASLPGDRATVILNIRAGQAVARTPEELAPINAEYHLHDPLVVQYFAYLRGLVLGDLGNSYQQHRPVIAIIADQLGATIVLTLTALVFAWIIMVVWVTLTAGRGGASRAIGGFFDTVAAGLPHYWLGIILLLVFALSLGWFPVIGGSGPVGLVLPALTLAIPLAGFLGQATRTEFERALDSPFVLTARMRGMGDVAIRLRHVLRHAVLPAVTLSGWALGATISGAVVVEAVFARPGIGQVLVTAVSSQDMPVVIGIVMLIAAFYVLANLLVDIAYAIIDPRLRRTA is encoded by the coding sequence ATGACGCGTACTTCGTTCAGTGAGACGGATGCCGAGACGGGCGTCCTCCTCGGGTCCGGCGCTCCGCGCAGGGGGCGGGGAGCACCGCGGCTCGTGATCGGCAAGGTGGTGGGCGCCGCGCTCGTCCTGTTCGGCGCCGCCACCGCCGCCTTCTTCGCCCAGGCGTCGCTTCCGGGCGACAGGGCCACGGTGATCCTCAACATCCGAGCCGGACAGGCCGTCGCCCGCACTCCCGAGGAGCTCGCGCCGATCAACGCCGAGTACCACCTGCACGACCCGCTCGTCGTGCAGTACTTCGCCTACCTGCGCGGTCTCGTGCTCGGCGATCTCGGCAACTCATACCAGCAGCACCGCCCGGTCATCGCGATCATCGCCGACCAGCTGGGCGCGACCATCGTGCTCACTCTCACCGCCCTCGTCTTCGCCTGGATCATCATGGTGGTCTGGGTGACCCTCACGGCCGGCAGGGGCGGGGCGTCTCGCGCCATCGGCGGGTTCTTCGACACCGTGGCCGCAGGGCTGCCGCACTACTGGCTCGGGATCATCCTGCTGCTGGTGTTCGCGCTGTCGCTGGGGTGGTTCCCGGTGATCGGAGGTTCCGGGCCCGTCGGGCTGGTGCTTCCCGCCCTGACCCTCGCGATCCCGTTGGCCGGGTTCCTCGGCCAGGCGACGCGCACGGAGTTCGAGCGGGCCCTGGACTCTCCCTTCGTCCTGACGGCACGGATGCGGGGGATGGGCGACGTCGCGATCCGGCTGCGCCACGTGCTGCGGCACGCCGTCCTTCCAGCGGTCACCCTGTCGGGCTGGGCGCTCGGCGCCACCATCTCGGGAGCCGTCGTGGTCGAGGCCGTGTTCGCACGCCCCGGAATCGGTCAGGTCCTGGTCACGGCCGTGAGCAGCCAGGACATGCCCGTCGTCATCGGGATCGTCATGCTCATCGCAGCCTTCTACGTGCTGGCGAACCTTCTCGTCGACATCGCCTACGCCATCATCGACCCGCGTCTGAGGAGGACGGCATGA
- a CDS encoding acyl-CoA dehydrogenase family protein: MSSATAVSALAAARSRLEPVFDRIAATATEHEHAGTRPHAETAALAQAGFGALRIPVEDGGAGLGIEEFFELLVDLGAADSNQPQIWRNHIAFVEDRLVGRTERDREWRRRIGAGAVIGGAWSELGTTSILGETRLERVDGRLLLNGVKYYSTGSIYADWIGVLALAEDGAARLVLVDARSHGVELVDDWDGFGQRATGSGTTRLRDVSIAEEHVLAFTDRFVSQEAVYQLVLLAALAAITRAVRDEAVAAVTARARSYPHGLAERPRDDAQVQQVVGRIAALAFVAEAAVGRAAAVLDTVWDRIDAGVDPTPSARAAAIAVYEAQIGVTDAALAASTLVFDALGSSGVGRQPALDRHWRNARTITSHNPRIYKERVVGDVRLNQADPLNIYAVPSVDPDANPAPANTEASA; the protein is encoded by the coding sequence GTGAGCAGCGCCACCGCCGTCTCCGCACTGGCGGCGGCGCGCAGCAGGCTCGAGCCCGTGTTCGACCGCATCGCAGCGACGGCGACCGAGCACGAGCATGCCGGCACGCGGCCGCACGCCGAGACTGCAGCGCTCGCCCAGGCCGGGTTCGGTGCCCTGCGCATCCCGGTGGAGGACGGGGGCGCGGGGCTGGGCATCGAGGAGTTCTTCGAGCTGCTCGTCGATCTCGGTGCGGCCGACTCCAACCAGCCGCAGATCTGGCGCAACCACATCGCGTTCGTCGAGGACCGCCTCGTCGGGCGAACCGAGCGAGACCGGGAGTGGCGCCGACGGATCGGCGCCGGAGCCGTCATCGGCGGCGCGTGGTCGGAGCTCGGAACCACCAGCATCCTCGGGGAGACGAGACTCGAACGCGTCGACGGCCGCCTGCTGCTGAACGGCGTGAAGTACTACAGCACCGGCTCGATCTACGCCGACTGGATCGGCGTGCTCGCGCTCGCCGAGGATGGCGCGGCGCGGCTGGTGCTCGTCGACGCCCGCTCCCACGGCGTCGAGCTCGTCGACGACTGGGACGGGTTCGGACAGCGCGCCACGGGCAGCGGCACGACGCGACTCCGCGACGTCTCGATCGCCGAGGAGCACGTGCTGGCGTTCACCGATCGCTTCGTCTCCCAGGAGGCCGTGTACCAGCTCGTGCTGCTCGCCGCCCTCGCCGCGATCACCAGGGCCGTGCGCGACGAAGCCGTCGCGGCAGTGACCGCCCGAGCACGTTCCTATCCCCATGGCCTGGCCGAGCGCCCCCGCGACGACGCCCAGGTGCAGCAGGTGGTCGGCCGCATCGCCGCGCTCGCCTTCGTCGCGGAGGCGGCGGTCGGTCGTGCCGCCGCTGTGCTCGACACCGTCTGGGACCGGATCGACGCCGGTGTCGACCCCACCCCGAGCGCCCGTGCCGCTGCCATCGCGGTGTACGAGGCCCAGATCGGTGTGACGGATGCCGCCCTGGCCGCGTCGACCCTGGTCTTCGATGCCCTGGGCTCGTCGGGTGTCGGGCGGCAGCCGGCCCTCGACAGGCACTGGCGGAACGCCCGCACCATCACCTCGCACAATCCGCGCATCTACAAGGAGCGCGTCGTCGGCGACGTCAGGCTCAACCAGGCGGATCCGTTGAACATCTACGCGGTCCCGTCGGTGGATCCGGATGCGAATCCCGCACCAGCGAACACGGAGGCATCGGCATGA
- a CDS encoding ABC transporter permease, with the protein MTATIAGASTRPAASARLVQLPWDLFAAIAATAVFAVAALWPALLATQGPFAMDLADTLAPPSSAHWFGTDESGRDLYSRVIYGTAASLGVGIGAALVSLTLAVILGSLAALGNRPTRAAVGWLLEVAFAFPALLLSLLLIAVLGPSILTLILAVGVGTAPGYARMVRGQILSAQGAPYVEAAVALGHSGGRILRQHILPNSLRPLVAVFALSIGQSIVWASSLSFLGLGIAPPAPEWGALLDAGRSYITVAGWLTVIPGLVIVVLALTTTTLGRHLQSFLEKGEK; encoded by the coding sequence ATGACCGCGACCATCGCAGGGGCCTCGACCCGACCGGCGGCATCCGCTCGACTGGTGCAGCTGCCCTGGGACCTGTTCGCGGCCATCGCCGCCACGGCCGTGTTCGCCGTCGCAGCGCTGTGGCCGGCTCTCCTCGCGACGCAGGGGCCGTTCGCCATGGACCTGGCCGACACGCTCGCACCGCCGTCGTCCGCCCACTGGTTCGGCACCGACGAGTCCGGCCGCGACCTCTACTCGCGAGTCATCTACGGAACGGCGGCGTCGCTCGGCGTCGGTATCGGGGCTGCGCTCGTCAGCCTGACCCTCGCCGTCATCCTCGGCTCGCTGGCTGCGCTCGGCAACAGGCCGACGCGGGCAGCGGTGGGGTGGCTGCTCGAGGTGGCGTTCGCCTTCCCGGCGCTGCTGCTCTCCCTGCTGCTCATCGCCGTGCTCGGTCCGTCGATCCTCACCCTCATCCTGGCGGTGGGAGTCGGTACGGCTCCTGGCTACGCGCGCATGGTGCGCGGCCAGATCCTCAGTGCCCAGGGCGCTCCCTATGTCGAGGCCGCCGTGGCTCTCGGGCATTCCGGGGGCCGGATCCTGCGCCAGCACATCCTGCCGAACTCGCTCCGGCCTCTCGTTGCGGTGTTCGCGCTCTCCATCGGCCAGTCGATCGTCTGGGCGTCGAGCCTCTCGTTCCTCGGCCTCGGCATCGCGCCACCGGCCCCGGAGTGGGGAGCACTGCTCGATGCCGGACGCAGTTACATCACCGTCGCCGGCTGGCTGACGGTGATCCCGGGCCTGGTGATCGTGGTGCTCGCCCTGACCACGACGACGCTCGGCCGTCACCTCCAGTCGTTCCTCGAGAAGGGTGAGAAGTGA
- a CDS encoding Nramp family divalent metal transporter: MPKDAVATTPHEPSAPPARAQRSAAGTRVVWLLGPALVAGVAYLDPGNVASNMTAGARYGYLLVWVVVLANGMAWLIQYLSAKLGIVTGESLPQVLGRRIRRRPARIAYWLQAEAVAMATDLAEVIGGAVALNLLFDIPLVVGGLITGIVSLVLLAVHSRRGPRTFEFIVIGLVVIISVGFCVGVFLAPPDAGSVLGGLVPRFEDSGSVLLAASILGATIMPHAIYAHSALSRDRFGGDAARTASGGFTTRRLLRATRWDVSIAMAIAGTVNLCILLLAAANLAGIDGTDSLEGAYDAIGASLGPIIATLFAVGLLASGLASTSVGAYAGAEIMAGLLHARIPLLTRRLVTLVPALVVLALGFDPTLALVLSQVVLSFGIPFALIPLVILTARSSVLGPWRNHWATTAAGVAASVFLVTLNGVLLWLVFTG, translated from the coding sequence GTGCCGAAAGATGCCGTGGCGACGACGCCGCATGAACCCTCTGCACCGCCGGCGCGCGCCCAGCGGTCGGCCGCCGGAACGCGTGTGGTCTGGCTCCTGGGCCCGGCCCTCGTCGCCGGCGTCGCCTACCTCGATCCGGGCAACGTCGCCAGCAACATGACCGCCGGCGCCCGCTACGGCTACCTGCTCGTCTGGGTCGTCGTGCTCGCCAACGGCATGGCGTGGCTCATCCAGTACCTCTCGGCCAAGCTGGGCATCGTCACCGGCGAGAGCCTGCCCCAGGTGCTGGGCAGACGCATCCGTCGTCGTCCGGCCAGAATCGCCTATTGGCTGCAGGCCGAGGCCGTCGCCATGGCCACCGACCTCGCCGAGGTCATCGGCGGTGCCGTCGCCCTCAACCTGCTGTTCGACATCCCCCTCGTGGTCGGCGGTCTGATCACCGGGATCGTCTCGCTGGTGCTGCTCGCCGTGCACAGCAGGCGGGGCCCGCGTACCTTCGAGTTCATCGTCATCGGCTTGGTCGTCATCATCTCCGTCGGCTTCTGCGTCGGCGTCTTCCTGGCGCCGCCGGATGCCGGGAGCGTGCTCGGCGGACTGGTTCCCCGCTTCGAGGACTCGGGTTCGGTGCTGCTCGCAGCGTCGATCCTCGGTGCCACGATCATGCCCCACGCCATCTACGCCCACTCGGCGCTCTCCCGGGATCGCTTCGGCGGGGACGCGGCCCGCACGGCGAGCGGTGGCTTCACCACCAGGCGCCTGCTCCGGGCCACCCGGTGGGACGTGTCGATCGCCATGGCGATCGCGGGCACCGTGAACCTGTGCATCCTGCTGCTGGCCGCCGCCAACCTCGCCGGCATCGACGGCACCGACAGCCTCGAGGGCGCCTACGACGCGATCGGAGCGTCGCTCGGCCCCATCATCGCCACCCTCTTCGCCGTCGGCCTGCTCGCATCGGGCCTGGCATCGACCTCGGTCGGCGCCTACGCCGGCGCCGAGATCATGGCCGGCCTGCTGCACGCCCGCATCCCGCTCCTCACCCGCCGCCTCGTCACCCTGGTGCCCGCCCTCGTGGTGCTCGCCCTCGGCTTCGACCCCACCCTCGCGCTCGTGCTCAGTCAGGTCGTGCTCTCGTTCGGCATCCCGTTCGCGCTCATCCCGCTCGTGATCCTGACCGCCCGCTCCAGCGTTCTCGGCCCGTGGCGCAACCACTGGGCGACGACTGCGGCCGGAGTGGCGGCATCCGTCTTCCTGGTCACCCTCAACGGCGTGCTGCTCTGGCTCGTCTTCACCGGCTGA